Proteins encoded by one window of Dendropsophus ebraccatus isolate aDenEbr1 chromosome 4, aDenEbr1.pat, whole genome shotgun sequence:
- the FBXO31 gene encoding F-box only protein 31 isoform X2 — protein MAVCARLCGVVHSGGCQQRQQPGGGAGSETELEESGRAEVQRIAVQPAPRGPRTLLTLPPEILVEIFSCLPGTELPPLALVCRKFRQILSTDTIWRRRCKQEYGVHENLRKLEVTGVSCQEVYVKLLHQYREILGLWQPDLGPYGGLLNVVVDGFFIIGWMYLPPHDPHVNEPMRLKPVFRIHLMEKKSATVECMYGPKGPHSGQIKLVKKDEFCTKCLQTDYHRMSGGRQEEFRTWLRDDLGRTLDDIFHEHMQELILMKFIYICQYDNCLTYRRIYHPPSRPDDLVKPGFFKGTYGSHGLEIVMLSFHGTIAKATKITGDPNVPAGQPTLEIDLTRPVRLPDLEHLKNIDELSRLIMDIHEQINREQRLAGREEEAAAVRGEETMQGPSPPVKSKERQIDVQGELQNPDHQVFALPDEVMARNEDYPRSCRMCFFGTGLIAGHGFSSPERTPGLFILFDDDRFGFIWLELKSFSLYSRMRDKFQNSQPPSLEAFDEMLKAMQLWTT, from the exons ATGGCGGTGTGTGCCCGGTTATGCGGGGTTGTACACTCCGGGGGATGCCAGCAGAGACAGCagccgggaggaggagcgggcagtgAGACTGAGCTGGAGGAGAGCGGCAGAGCCGAGGTGCAGCGGATAGCGGTACAGCCGGCGCCCCGGGGACCCCGCACTCTCCTGACGCTGCCGCCCGAGATCCTGGTGGAGATCTTCTCCTGCCTGCCCGGCACCGAGCTGCCCCCCCTGGCCCTGGTGTGCCGGAAGTTCCGCCAGATCCTCAGTACGGACACTATCTGGAGGAGACGATGCAAACAGG AATATGGCGTTCATGAGAATTTGAGGAAACTGGAAGTCACTGGTGTCTCCTGCCAAGAGGTTTACGTTAAAC TACTGCACCAATATCGGGAAATACTGGGTCTGTGGCAGCCTGACCTTGGCCCTTACGGAGGACTACTTAACGTTGTG GTAGATGGCTTCTTCATCATTGGCTGGATGTATCTACCTCCTCATGATCCACATGTCAATGAACCAATGAGACTGAAACCTGTGTTCCGGATCCACCTGATGGAGAAGAAATCTGCCACAGTAGAATGCATGTATGGGCCCAAGGGACCTCACAGCGGCCAAATCAAG CTGGTAAAGAAGGACGAATTCTGTACCAAATGCCTGCAGACAGATTACCACCGAATGTCTGGAGGGCGTCAGGAG GAATTCCGGACATGGCTGCGAGATGACCTGGGCAGAACATTGGATGACATCTTCCATGAACACATGCAGGAGTTAATTCTCATGAAGTTTATTTATATTTGCCAATATGA TAACTGCCTTACCTACCGGCGAATCTACCATCCCCCGAGTCGGCCTGATGATTTGGTGAAGCCTGGGTTTTTTAAGGGCACCTATGGGAGCCATGGCCTGGAAATTGTCATGTTGAGTTTCCATGGCACGATTGCCAAGGCCACAAAGATAACA GGGGATCCCAATGTCCCAGCCGGGCAACCAACTCTTGAAATCGATCTCACCCGACCAGTGCGGCTCCCAGACCTAGAACATTTGAAAAATATTGATGAACTATCTCGGCTCATCATGGACATCCATGAGCAAATAAACAGGGAGCAGCGGTTAGCAGGAAGGGAAGAAGAGGCGGCAGCTGTCCGGGGGGAAGAGACAATGCAAGGACCATCTCCTCCTGTAAAATCAAAGGAAAGGCAAATAGACGTGCAAGGCGAGCTGCAAAACCCTGATCACCAAGTGTTTGCTCTACCAGATGAGGTGATGGCAAGGAATGAAGACTATCCTCGAAGCTGCAGGATGTG cttCTTTGGCACTGGCCTGATAGCCGGACACGGGTTCAGCAGTCCAGAGAGAACCCCTGGCCTCTTCATCCTCTTTGATGATGATCGCTTCGGATTTATTTGGCTGGAGTTGAAGTCGTTCAGTTTGTACAGTCGCATGAGGGACAAATTTCAGAACTCACAGCCTCCATCACTAGAAGCCTTTGATGAAATGCTGAAAGCTATGCAACTATGGACAACCTAG
- the FBXO31 gene encoding F-box only protein 31 isoform X1, giving the protein MAVCARLCGVVHSGGCQQRQQPGGGAGSETELEESGRAEVQRIAVQPAPRGPRTLLTLPPEILVEIFSCLPGTELPPLALVCRKFRQILSTDTIWRRRCKQEYGVHENLRKLEVTGVSCQEVYVKRINPRVKSGRFMKILPDYEHMNYRDVYTCLLHQYREILGLWQPDLGPYGGLLNVVVDGFFIIGWMYLPPHDPHVNEPMRLKPVFRIHLMEKKSATVECMYGPKGPHSGQIKLVKKDEFCTKCLQTDYHRMSGGRQEEFRTWLRDDLGRTLDDIFHEHMQELILMKFIYICQYDNCLTYRRIYHPPSRPDDLVKPGFFKGTYGSHGLEIVMLSFHGTIAKATKITGDPNVPAGQPTLEIDLTRPVRLPDLEHLKNIDELSRLIMDIHEQINREQRLAGREEEAAAVRGEETMQGPSPPVKSKERQIDVQGELQNPDHQVFALPDEVMARNEDYPRSCRMCFFGTGLIAGHGFSSPERTPGLFILFDDDRFGFIWLELKSFSLYSRMRDKFQNSQPPSLEAFDEMLKAMQLWTT; this is encoded by the exons ATGGCGGTGTGTGCCCGGTTATGCGGGGTTGTACACTCCGGGGGATGCCAGCAGAGACAGCagccgggaggaggagcgggcagtgAGACTGAGCTGGAGGAGAGCGGCAGAGCCGAGGTGCAGCGGATAGCGGTACAGCCGGCGCCCCGGGGACCCCGCACTCTCCTGACGCTGCCGCCCGAGATCCTGGTGGAGATCTTCTCCTGCCTGCCCGGCACCGAGCTGCCCCCCCTGGCCCTGGTGTGCCGGAAGTTCCGCCAGATCCTCAGTACGGACACTATCTGGAGGAGACGATGCAAACAGG AATATGGCGTTCATGAGAATTTGAGGAAACTGGAAGTCACTGGTGTCTCCTGCCAAGAGGTTTACGTTAAAC GTATTAATCCGAGGGTGAAATCTGGGCGTTTTATGAAAATCCTCCCCGACTATGAGCACATGAACTATCGAGATGTGTATACCTGCT TACTGCACCAATATCGGGAAATACTGGGTCTGTGGCAGCCTGACCTTGGCCCTTACGGAGGACTACTTAACGTTGTG GTAGATGGCTTCTTCATCATTGGCTGGATGTATCTACCTCCTCATGATCCACATGTCAATGAACCAATGAGACTGAAACCTGTGTTCCGGATCCACCTGATGGAGAAGAAATCTGCCACAGTAGAATGCATGTATGGGCCCAAGGGACCTCACAGCGGCCAAATCAAG CTGGTAAAGAAGGACGAATTCTGTACCAAATGCCTGCAGACAGATTACCACCGAATGTCTGGAGGGCGTCAGGAG GAATTCCGGACATGGCTGCGAGATGACCTGGGCAGAACATTGGATGACATCTTCCATGAACACATGCAGGAGTTAATTCTCATGAAGTTTATTTATATTTGCCAATATGA TAACTGCCTTACCTACCGGCGAATCTACCATCCCCCGAGTCGGCCTGATGATTTGGTGAAGCCTGGGTTTTTTAAGGGCACCTATGGGAGCCATGGCCTGGAAATTGTCATGTTGAGTTTCCATGGCACGATTGCCAAGGCCACAAAGATAACA GGGGATCCCAATGTCCCAGCCGGGCAACCAACTCTTGAAATCGATCTCACCCGACCAGTGCGGCTCCCAGACCTAGAACATTTGAAAAATATTGATGAACTATCTCGGCTCATCATGGACATCCATGAGCAAATAAACAGGGAGCAGCGGTTAGCAGGAAGGGAAGAAGAGGCGGCAGCTGTCCGGGGGGAAGAGACAATGCAAGGACCATCTCCTCCTGTAAAATCAAAGGAAAGGCAAATAGACGTGCAAGGCGAGCTGCAAAACCCTGATCACCAAGTGTTTGCTCTACCAGATGAGGTGATGGCAAGGAATGAAGACTATCCTCGAAGCTGCAGGATGTG cttCTTTGGCACTGGCCTGATAGCCGGACACGGGTTCAGCAGTCCAGAGAGAACCCCTGGCCTCTTCATCCTCTTTGATGATGATCGCTTCGGATTTATTTGGCTGGAGTTGAAGTCGTTCAGTTTGTACAGTCGCATGAGGGACAAATTTCAGAACTCACAGCCTCCATCACTAGAAGCCTTTGATGAAATGCTGAAAGCTATGCAACTATGGACAACCTAG
- the FBXO31 gene encoding F-box only protein 31 isoform X3, with the protein MKILPDYEHMNYRDVYTCLLHQYREILGLWQPDLGPYGGLLNVVVDGFFIIGWMYLPPHDPHVNEPMRLKPVFRIHLMEKKSATVECMYGPKGPHSGQIKLVKKDEFCTKCLQTDYHRMSGGRQEEFRTWLRDDLGRTLDDIFHEHMQELILMKFIYICQYDNCLTYRRIYHPPSRPDDLVKPGFFKGTYGSHGLEIVMLSFHGTIAKATKITGDPNVPAGQPTLEIDLTRPVRLPDLEHLKNIDELSRLIMDIHEQINREQRLAGREEEAAAVRGEETMQGPSPPVKSKERQIDVQGELQNPDHQVFALPDEVMARNEDYPRSCRMCFFGTGLIAGHGFSSPERTPGLFILFDDDRFGFIWLELKSFSLYSRMRDKFQNSQPPSLEAFDEMLKAMQLWTT; encoded by the exons ATGAAAATCCTCCCCGACTATGAGCACATGAACTATCGAGATGTGTATACCTGCT TACTGCACCAATATCGGGAAATACTGGGTCTGTGGCAGCCTGACCTTGGCCCTTACGGAGGACTACTTAACGTTGTG GTAGATGGCTTCTTCATCATTGGCTGGATGTATCTACCTCCTCATGATCCACATGTCAATGAACCAATGAGACTGAAACCTGTGTTCCGGATCCACCTGATGGAGAAGAAATCTGCCACAGTAGAATGCATGTATGGGCCCAAGGGACCTCACAGCGGCCAAATCAAG CTGGTAAAGAAGGACGAATTCTGTACCAAATGCCTGCAGACAGATTACCACCGAATGTCTGGAGGGCGTCAGGAG GAATTCCGGACATGGCTGCGAGATGACCTGGGCAGAACATTGGATGACATCTTCCATGAACACATGCAGGAGTTAATTCTCATGAAGTTTATTTATATTTGCCAATATGA TAACTGCCTTACCTACCGGCGAATCTACCATCCCCCGAGTCGGCCTGATGATTTGGTGAAGCCTGGGTTTTTTAAGGGCACCTATGGGAGCCATGGCCTGGAAATTGTCATGTTGAGTTTCCATGGCACGATTGCCAAGGCCACAAAGATAACA GGGGATCCCAATGTCCCAGCCGGGCAACCAACTCTTGAAATCGATCTCACCCGACCAGTGCGGCTCCCAGACCTAGAACATTTGAAAAATATTGATGAACTATCTCGGCTCATCATGGACATCCATGAGCAAATAAACAGGGAGCAGCGGTTAGCAGGAAGGGAAGAAGAGGCGGCAGCTGTCCGGGGGGAAGAGACAATGCAAGGACCATCTCCTCCTGTAAAATCAAAGGAAAGGCAAATAGACGTGCAAGGCGAGCTGCAAAACCCTGATCACCAAGTGTTTGCTCTACCAGATGAGGTGATGGCAAGGAATGAAGACTATCCTCGAAGCTGCAGGATGTG cttCTTTGGCACTGGCCTGATAGCCGGACACGGGTTCAGCAGTCCAGAGAGAACCCCTGGCCTCTTCATCCTCTTTGATGATGATCGCTTCGGATTTATTTGGCTGGAGTTGAAGTCGTTCAGTTTGTACAGTCGCATGAGGGACAAATTTCAGAACTCACAGCCTCCATCACTAGAAGCCTTTGATGAAATGCTGAAAGCTATGCAACTATGGACAACCTAG
- the FBXO31 gene encoding F-box only protein 31 isoform X4, with amino-acid sequence MSSVLHQYREILGLWQPDLGPYGGLLNVVVDGFFIIGWMYLPPHDPHVNEPMRLKPVFRIHLMEKKSATVECMYGPKGPHSGQIKLVKKDEFCTKCLQTDYHRMSGGRQEEFRTWLRDDLGRTLDDIFHEHMQELILMKFIYICQYDNCLTYRRIYHPPSRPDDLVKPGFFKGTYGSHGLEIVMLSFHGTIAKATKITGDPNVPAGQPTLEIDLTRPVRLPDLEHLKNIDELSRLIMDIHEQINREQRLAGREEEAAAVRGEETMQGPSPPVKSKERQIDVQGELQNPDHQVFALPDEVMARNEDYPRSCRMCFFGTGLIAGHGFSSPERTPGLFILFDDDRFGFIWLELKSFSLYSRMRDKFQNSQPPSLEAFDEMLKAMQLWTT; translated from the exons ATGAGTAGTG TACTGCACCAATATCGGGAAATACTGGGTCTGTGGCAGCCTGACCTTGGCCCTTACGGAGGACTACTTAACGTTGTG GTAGATGGCTTCTTCATCATTGGCTGGATGTATCTACCTCCTCATGATCCACATGTCAATGAACCAATGAGACTGAAACCTGTGTTCCGGATCCACCTGATGGAGAAGAAATCTGCCACAGTAGAATGCATGTATGGGCCCAAGGGACCTCACAGCGGCCAAATCAAG CTGGTAAAGAAGGACGAATTCTGTACCAAATGCCTGCAGACAGATTACCACCGAATGTCTGGAGGGCGTCAGGAG GAATTCCGGACATGGCTGCGAGATGACCTGGGCAGAACATTGGATGACATCTTCCATGAACACATGCAGGAGTTAATTCTCATGAAGTTTATTTATATTTGCCAATATGA TAACTGCCTTACCTACCGGCGAATCTACCATCCCCCGAGTCGGCCTGATGATTTGGTGAAGCCTGGGTTTTTTAAGGGCACCTATGGGAGCCATGGCCTGGAAATTGTCATGTTGAGTTTCCATGGCACGATTGCCAAGGCCACAAAGATAACA GGGGATCCCAATGTCCCAGCCGGGCAACCAACTCTTGAAATCGATCTCACCCGACCAGTGCGGCTCCCAGACCTAGAACATTTGAAAAATATTGATGAACTATCTCGGCTCATCATGGACATCCATGAGCAAATAAACAGGGAGCAGCGGTTAGCAGGAAGGGAAGAAGAGGCGGCAGCTGTCCGGGGGGAAGAGACAATGCAAGGACCATCTCCTCCTGTAAAATCAAAGGAAAGGCAAATAGACGTGCAAGGCGAGCTGCAAAACCCTGATCACCAAGTGTTTGCTCTACCAGATGAGGTGATGGCAAGGAATGAAGACTATCCTCGAAGCTGCAGGATGTG cttCTTTGGCACTGGCCTGATAGCCGGACACGGGTTCAGCAGTCCAGAGAGAACCCCTGGCCTCTTCATCCTCTTTGATGATGATCGCTTCGGATTTATTTGGCTGGAGTTGAAGTCGTTCAGTTTGTACAGTCGCATGAGGGACAAATTTCAGAACTCACAGCCTCCATCACTAGAAGCCTTTGATGAAATGCTGAAAGCTATGCAACTATGGACAACCTAG